A section of the Tenrec ecaudatus isolate mTenEca1 chromosome 10, mTenEca1.hap1, whole genome shotgun sequence genome encodes:
- the LOC142458996 gene encoding uncharacterized protein LOC142458996 codes for MSGLKRYEVALEAEEEIYWGCFYFFPWLRMWRRERSSAHPREQKLEPLRGLMSCLSSGLGPVPQPSGRGLPRRTPSAAAQTAQALKI; via the exons ATGTCGGGACTGAAGCGGTACGAAGTGGCGCTGGAGGCTGAAGAGGA GATCTACTGGGGCTGCTTCTACTTTTTCCCCTGGCTGCGCATGTGGCGGAGGGAGCGGAG CTCGGCGCACCCCCGGGAGCAGAAGCTGGAGCCTCTGCGGGGCCTGATGAGCTGTCTGTCGAGCGGCCTGGGCCCGGTTCCCCAGCCCTCGGGCCGCGGCCTCCCCCGCCGCACCCCCTCAGCTGCTGCCCAGACTGCTCAGGCATTAAAGATTTAA